A section of the Alkalihalobacillus sp. LMS39 genome encodes:
- a CDS encoding aminotransferase class V-fold PLP-dependent enzyme, producing MTYIYFDQAASSFPKPATVAEAMTKAINEYGANPGRGGHTLAVKANDVIYQTRKKLATMFGANHPNDIIFFSNATYALNQAIQGLPLKEGDHIVSTMVEHNSVRRPLEYMRKEKKIEITYVHPSEDGLVDAKDIERELTDKTVAVIVSHGSNVTGAITPVEQIGKLLQPYAITYIVDASQTAGVLPLNMEQHHIDILAFPGHKGLLGPQGTGILVIGKNTTLHPLVYGGTGSHSEQPFQPVERPHQYESGTLNTPGIAGLSAGIDEVLNLGMDSIFSHEWELTSYCLEKLNKIEGITVYGPSKEIKRLGVISFSIAHVDEHEVAMILDQHYKIAVRAGLQCSPLTHEVLGTIENGTVRVSFGPYNTKNEINRLIEALIEIKSYM from the coding sequence ATGACCTATATTTATTTTGACCAAGCAGCGTCATCATTTCCCAAACCAGCTACTGTAGCAGAAGCGATGACAAAAGCAATTAATGAATATGGCGCTAACCCAGGACGAGGAGGACATACTCTTGCGGTGAAAGCGAATGATGTCATTTATCAAACTCGTAAAAAACTAGCTACTATGTTTGGTGCAAACCACCCAAATGATATCATCTTTTTTTCGAATGCAACATATGCGTTAAACCAAGCGATTCAAGGCTTACCTTTAAAAGAAGGAGACCATATTGTTTCAACGATGGTTGAGCATAATTCGGTCCGAAGGCCATTAGAATATATGAGAAAAGAGAAAAAAATAGAAATTACATATGTTCATCCAAGTGAGGATGGCTTAGTTGATGCAAAAGATATTGAACGTGAGCTAACAGACAAAACAGTGGCGGTAATTGTTAGTCATGGATCAAATGTAACAGGTGCCATTACGCCAGTTGAACAAATTGGAAAGTTGCTTCAGCCGTATGCGATTACATATATCGTAGATGCTTCTCAAACAGCGGGAGTCCTACCTCTTAATATGGAACAACATCATATTGATATACTTGCTTTTCCTGGTCATAAAGGGTTATTAGGCCCACAAGGAACAGGGATATTAGTGATTGGAAAGAATACGACATTGCATCCCCTCGTTTATGGAGGGACAGGGAGCCATTCAGAACAGCCATTTCAACCGGTGGAACGCCCTCATCAGTATGAGAGTGGAACATTAAATACACCGGGTATTGCTGGGTTGTCAGCGGGGATTGATGAAGTTCTTAATTTAGGAATGGATTCGATTTTTTCTCATGAGTGGGAGCTTACGTCCTATTGCTTAGAAAAACTAAATAAAATAGAAGGTATAACAGTTTATGGTCCTTCTAAAGAAATCAAACGCCTTGGTGTCATTTCTTTTTCCATCGCTCATGTAGATGAACATGAGGTCGCCATGATACTAGATCAACATTATAAAATTGCAGTTCGAGCAGGATTGCAATGCTCACCGCTGACACATGAAGTTCTTGGGACAATCGAAAATGGAACAGTCCGTGTTAGTTTTGGACCTTATAATACAAAAAATGAAATAAATCGACTGATTGAAGCGTTAATAGAAATAAAAAGCTACATGTAA
- the yyaC gene encoding spore protease YyaC, translating to MILNRNLFPKKDSPFRVHMEDSQAVQLISEQLLSIFPPIVNRDLIIVCIGTDRSTGDSLGPLIGSKLEEQPLSAFHVYGTLENPVHAMNLEDTLELIEKKHRRPFIIGIDACLGRMNSVGKITVAQGPIKPGAAVNKNLPEVGDLHLTGIVNIGGMMEYFVLQNTRLHTVMKMATIISASLQDVDKAMTVKNTTRPRFFPSLKSNLFKSEKKEPQL from the coding sequence ATGATTCTAAATCGAAATTTGTTTCCAAAAAAAGATTCACCGTTTCGTGTTCATATGGAGGATTCACAAGCGGTACAGTTAATTAGTGAACAACTCCTTTCTATTTTTCCGCCAATCGTCAATCGAGACTTAATTATCGTTTGTATCGGGACTGACCGTTCAACCGGTGATTCGTTAGGACCATTAATCGGTTCTAAATTAGAAGAACAGCCTCTATCAGCCTTTCACGTTTACGGTACACTAGAAAACCCTGTCCATGCTATGAATTTAGAAGATACCCTTGAATTAATAGAAAAAAAACATCGTCGTCCGTTTATTATTGGAATTGACGCTTGTTTAGGTAGAATGAACAGTGTCGGAAAAATCACAGTTGCCCAAGGCCCTATTAAACCAGGAGCAGCTGTTAATAAAAATTTACCTGAAGTCGGTGACCTTCACTTGACCGGTATCGTTAATATTGGTGGCATGATGGAGTATTTTGTTTTACAAAACACACGATTACACACCGTTATGAAAATGGCCACCATTATTTCCGCAAGTTTACAGGATGTTGATAAAGCGATGACAGTAAAAAACACAACAAGACCCCGTTTTTTTCCGTCGTTAAAATCCAATTTATTTAAATCTGAAAAAAAAGAACCTCAGCTTTAA
- the ychF gene encoding redox-regulated ATPase YchF — protein MALTTGIVGLPNVGKSTLFNAITQAGAESANYPFCTIDPNVGIVEVPDYRLEKLTELVSPKKTVPTAFEFTDIAGIVEGASKGEGLGNKFLSHIRQVDAISHVVRCFDDENITHVAGKVNPLHDIEVINLELILADLESVEKRIDRVGKMAKQKDKEAVAEHEILVKLREAFENEMPARSVELTDEQKKIVHGMHLLTMKPVLYVANVSEEDLLNDGDNEFVQTVKEFAAKENSEVIVVCAKIESEIAELEGEEKAMFLEELGIQESGLDQLIRAAYHLLGLRTYFTAGVQEVRAWTIRQGTKAPQAAGVIHTDFERGFIRAEVVAYDDLVEAGSMSAAKEKGKVRLEGKEYVVEDGDVMHFRFNV, from the coding sequence ATGGCACTAACAACCGGAATTGTTGGGTTACCGAATGTTGGCAAATCAACTTTATTTAATGCAATCACACAAGCAGGCGCAGAATCAGCAAACTATCCATTTTGTACGATTGATCCGAATGTCGGAATCGTAGAGGTACCCGATTACCGTCTGGAAAAATTAACAGAACTTGTTTCTCCTAAAAAGACAGTCCCAACTGCATTTGAATTTACTGATATTGCAGGGATTGTAGAAGGGGCTAGTAAAGGGGAAGGGTTAGGAAACAAATTTTTATCTCATATTCGTCAAGTTGATGCGATTTCTCATGTTGTTCGTTGCTTTGACGATGAAAATATTACACATGTTGCTGGCAAGGTAAATCCGCTACACGACATTGAAGTCATTAATCTAGAATTAATTCTTGCTGACTTAGAATCGGTGGAAAAGCGAATTGACCGTGTTGGAAAAATGGCGAAACAAAAAGATAAAGAAGCTGTGGCAGAGCATGAAATTCTTGTGAAGTTAAGAGAAGCATTTGAAAATGAAATGCCAGCAAGAAGTGTAGAGTTAACAGACGAGCAAAAGAAAATTGTTCATGGCATGCATTTACTTACAATGAAACCAGTCTTATATGTAGCTAACGTAAGTGAAGAAGACTTACTGAATGATGGAGATAATGAATTTGTACAAACGGTAAAAGAGTTTGCAGCAAAAGAAAACTCTGAGGTCATTGTTGTGTGTGCAAAGATAGAGTCTGAAATTGCTGAATTAGAAGGCGAAGAAAAAGCAATGTTTTTAGAAGAATTAGGAATTCAAGAATCTGGTTTAGACCAACTAATTCGAGCTGCCTATCACTTATTAGGATTACGAACGTATTTTACAGCGGGTGTTCAAGAAGTACGAGCATGGACAATTCGCCAAGGTACAAAAGCACCTCAAGCTGCAGGTGTTATCCATACTGATTTTGAAAGAGGATTTATCCGAGCTGAAGTCGTTGCTTACGATGATTTAGTTGAGGCTGGTTCGATGAGTGCAGCAAAAGAAAAAGGAAAAGTGAGACTTGAAGGAAAAGAGTATGTAGTAGAAGATGGAGATGTTATGCATTTCCGCTTTAATGTATAA
- a CDS encoding DUF554 domain-containing protein, giving the protein MVLLGTVVNALAIIFGALLGTIVKNIPEHVKTTIMQAIGLAVMVLGIGMGLKSDQYVIVIGSLVVGGLLGEKWRLEDRLNQLGSWLESKVGGKGDGQIAKAFVTTTLIYVVGAMAILGALDSGLRGDHSVLYTKAMLDGFSAIIFTSTLGIGVIFSAVPVLLYQGVIALFATQIDKYIAQGLMDMFIVEMTATGGLMILAIGLNLLGITKIRVANLLPSIIIVAILVTIVYYWQSILMAFSFFSAA; this is encoded by the coding sequence ATGGTTTTATTAGGGACTGTAGTAAACGCACTAGCCATTATTTTTGGTGCACTGTTAGGTACGATTGTAAAAAATATTCCTGAGCATGTAAAAACAACAATCATGCAAGCGATTGGTCTAGCTGTTATGGTGTTAGGAATAGGAATGGGCTTAAAAAGTGACCAATATGTGATTGTCATTGGCAGTTTAGTTGTTGGAGGTCTACTAGGGGAAAAGTGGAGACTTGAAGACCGCTTAAATCAGCTTGGCAGTTGGTTAGAATCAAAAGTGGGTGGAAAAGGCGATGGTCAAATAGCAAAAGCGTTTGTTACGACGACATTAATTTATGTCGTAGGTGCCATGGCGATTTTAGGAGCTTTAGATAGTGGATTACGTGGTGATCATTCTGTCCTTTATACAAAAGCAATGCTTGACGGCTTTTCTGCTATTATTTTCACATCGACATTAGGAATTGGTGTTATTTTTTCTGCTGTTCCTGTCCTCCTATATCAAGGAGTTATCGCATTATTTGCTACCCAAATTGATAAATATATCGCACAAGGGTTAATGGACATGTTTATTGTCGAAATGACAGCAACAGGTGGGTTAATGATTTTGGCCATTGGATTAAATCTACTAGGCATAACGAAAATTAGAGTTGCAAATCTATTACCTAGCATTATTATTGTTGCGATTCTAGTAACAATAGTTTATTATTGGCAGTCTATATTAATGGCTTTTTCTTTTTTTAGTGCAGCATAA
- the rpsF gene encoding 30S ribosomal protein S6, translating into MRNYEIMYIIAPNLEEAANKEIIERYNGVLTNNGAELEKVEEMGKRRLAYEIEKNREGFYVKLNVKASPEAIAEFNRLIKINENVIRVLIVKDEN; encoded by the coding sequence GTGCGTAACTACGAAATTATGTATATCATTGCGCCTAACCTAGAAGAAGCAGCAAACAAAGAGATCATCGAAAGATATAATGGTGTTCTAACAAACAATGGTGCTGAACTAGAAAAGGTTGAAGAAATGGGTAAGCGTCGTTTAGCTTATGAAATCGAAAAGAATCGTGAAGGTTTCTATGTAAAGTTAAATGTTAAAGCTAGCCCTGAAGCGATTGCTGAATTCAATCGTTTAATCAAAATCAATGAAAACGTTATTCGTGTATTGATTGTAAAAGACGAAAACTAA
- a CDS encoding ParB/RepB/Spo0J family partition protein, producing the protein MAKGLGKGLQAFFPEAVDEKNEAVLEVKVNELRPNPYQPRKTFSEEAINELKESILNHGILQPLIARKSIKGYEIVVGERRYRAAIAAKLQTVPVVVRDLTDDKMMELALIENLQREDLNPIEEAMAYDKLMQHMDVTQEQLASKLGKSRPHIANHLRLLHLPKVVQQFISDGKLSMGHGRALLGLKNKEKLSLLLEKVLQEKLSVRELEALVQRLNENVSRETKKKPPLSPFIKAKEESLRNRFGTSVSIRKGKKKGKIEIEFFNEEDLERIITMLENVE; encoded by the coding sequence ATGGCCAAAGGGTTGGGTAAAGGACTTCAAGCTTTTTTTCCAGAAGCAGTAGATGAAAAAAATGAGGCTGTCCTAGAAGTGAAAGTCAATGAGTTGCGTCCAAATCCATATCAACCGCGTAAAACATTTTCTGAGGAAGCTATTAATGAGTTAAAAGAATCCATTCTTAACCATGGAATTTTACAACCTCTTATTGCAAGAAAAAGTATTAAAGGGTATGAAATTGTAGTCGGTGAACGACGTTATCGGGCTGCTATCGCGGCAAAATTACAAACAGTTCCTGTTGTTGTAAGAGATTTAACCGATGATAAAATGATGGAACTTGCTCTTATCGAAAACCTTCAACGAGAAGACTTAAATCCAATCGAAGAAGCTATGGCCTATGACAAACTTATGCAGCATATGGATGTGACTCAAGAACAATTAGCATCAAAGCTAGGAAAGAGTCGCCCACATATTGCAAATCATTTGCGTTTGTTACATCTTCCTAAAGTGGTCCAACAGTTTATCTCTGATGGAAAGCTATCAATGGGTCATGGAAGAGCATTGTTAGGCTTAAAAAATAAAGAAAAGTTGTCTTTATTGCTTGAAAAAGTACTTCAAGAAAAACTAAGTGTAAGAGAATTAGAAGCACTAGTCCAACGATTAAATGAAAATGTTTCACGTGAAACAAAAAAGAAACCTCCTTTGTCTCCTTTTATTAAAGCAAAAGAAGAAAGCTTGCGAAATCGTTTCGGAACATCGGTAAGCATTAGAAAAGGGAAGAAAAAAGGGAAAATAGAAATTGAGTTTTTTAATGAAGAGGATTTGGAAAGAATAATAACAATGTTGGAAAATGTAGAATAA
- a CDS encoding DUF951 domain-containing protein: protein MTVAEKEFALHDVVEMKKPHPCGENRWKIIRMGMDIRIKCLGCEHSVMLPRKEFARKIKKIIEKA, encoded by the coding sequence ATGACGGTGGCTGAGAAGGAATTTGCTTTACATGATGTTGTTGAGATGAAAAAACCTCACCCTTGTGGAGAAAACCGTTGGAAGATTATTAGAATGGGAATGGATATCCGAATTAAATGTCTTGGCTGTGAGCATAGTGTCATGTTACCGCGAAAGGAATTTGCTCGGAAAATTAAAAAAATTATCGAGAAAGCTTAA